From Plasmodium yoelii strain 17X genome assembly, chromosome: 11, a single genomic window includes:
- a CDS encoding PIR protein, with protein sequence MNKQVCEKFRSIWEFFPDTLDKGEYKFNDQNFLNSYCDRNKCDTDFERIDSGCLYLFKQIFGTSQLFKSVANSNINIVDYILIWLSYMLNLKEDGKNVNNLQFFYNTTIDNDKYKNSITGVENYYKNYKDLIDKKTYFFGMDRNIIFNFYEAFKLLCEMHAEFDDKSQYCENCSKNAQKFAKKYEEMNENSVIISNNSYKQLLSTLSKDYDNFKNKYNNSKHSKSSPLPTIEKTEISAQQILQGSEDTSSSSSVTNRLFTVLSIFGAIAFLLGISYKYSLFGFRKRFKKQQIREKIKNIKKRINQ encoded by the exons ATGAATAAGcaagtg tgtgaaaAGTTTAGGAGTATATGGGAGTTTTTCCCCGATACATTGGATAAAGgagaatataaatttaatgatcaaaattttttaaatagttattGTGATCGTAATAAGTGTGATACTGATTTCGAAAGAATTGATAGTGGATGTTTATATCTTTTTAAGCAAATATTTGGGACTTCTCAATTGTTTAAGTCTGTTGCAAATAGTAacatcaatattgttgattacattttgatatggttaagttatatgttaaatcTAAAGGAAGATGGaaaaaatgtgaataatttacaatttttttataatacaacTATAGATAATGATAAgtataaaaattctataacGGGCgttgaaaattattataaaaattataaggatcttatagataaaaaaacatatttttttggtatggatagaaatattatatttaatttttatgaagcatttaaattattatgtgaaaTGCATGCTGAATTTGATGATAAATCACAATATTGCGAAAACTGTTCGAAAAATGCCCAAAAGTTtgctaaaaaatatgaagaaaTGAATGAAAATTCTGTTATTATTAGTAATAATTCCTATAAACAACTATTGTCTACTTTATCAAaagattatgataattttaagaataaatataataatagtaaacaTTCCAAATCTTCACCTCTTCCAACGATAGAAAAAACAGAAATTTCTGCACAACAAATTCTACAAGGTTCTGAAGATACATCATCAAGCTCATCGGTAACAAACAGATtatttacagttttatcgatatttggcgCAATAGCATTtcttttaggaatttcttataag tattcgttatttggatttcggaaaagatttaaaaaacaacaaataagagaaaaaataaaaaatataaagaagagaataaatcaataa
- a CDS encoding PIR protein: MLSNRVCGEFESIWRFFSDDLNVSGNYDFASGMLKNYCPKPGNCNNDIDKINAGCLWLFNQFYGNSNNFSIYANENMNIVVYFMMWLGYKLNQKPQDGIIKIYDFYSKHMQNVEEYKKSIDNVTGYISYIDLINKKNKFMDIDISVMSKFYGLFKILCNMHINVDKKSMANKYLENAGEFADEYKKLFNDDNNVDGNSYNQILSTLSNDYDYFRNKYVDSSKRSTLPELIKEKTTQVSVSDPIETQDFSLNETSESKSETDTSSSKDEVSDSDSGSPSSSILNKLISIPFIFVATLILLGISYKYSLFGFRKRSQKQHLRKKIKK; this comes from the exons ATGCTAAGTAATAGAGTG TGTGGAGAGTTTGAAAGTATATGGAGGTTTTTTTCCGATGATTTAAATGTATCTGGAAATTATGATTTTGCAAGTGGAATGCTCAAGAATTACTGCCCTAAACCTGGAAACTGTAATAACGACATCGATAAGATTAATGCTGGGTGTTTATGGTTATTTAATCAATTTTAtgggaatagtaataatttttcGATTTATGctaatgaaaatatgaatattgtTGTATACTTTATGATGTGGTTAGGGTATAAGTTAAATCAAAAACCACAAGATGGAATCATCAAAATTTACGATTTTTATAGTAAACATATGCAAAACGTCGAGGAGTATAAAAAGTCTATAGATAATGTTACGGGGTATATAAGTTATATTgatcttataaataaaaaaaataaatttatggaTATTGATATTAGTGttatgtctaaattttatggtttatttaaaatcttatgcaatatgcatattaatgttgataaaaaaagcatggccaataaatatttagaaaatgctgGTGAATTTGCtgatgaatataaaaaactttttaatgatgataataatgttGATGGTAATTCATATAATCAAatattgtctacattatcaaatgattatgattattttagaaataaatatgttgATTCTAGTAAACGAAGTACACTTCCAGAACTTATAAAGGAAAAAACAACACAGGTTTCTGTATCAGATCCTATAGAAACACAAGATTTCTCCTTGAATGAAACGTCAGAATCAAAATCTGAAACTGATACATCTAGTTCGAAAGATGAAGTATCAGATTCTGATTCAGGATCACCAAGTTCATcgatattaaataaattaatttcaattccatttatatttgttgcaacattaattttattaggaATTtcatataag tattcgttattcggatttcggaaacggtctcaaaaacaacatttaagaaaaaagataaaaaaataa